Sequence from the Erythrolamprus reginae isolate rEryReg1 chromosome 2, rEryReg1.hap1, whole genome shotgun sequence genome:
CACGAATATAATTCAATGTTGCAGCAGAGGAAAGGGTGAGGTGTGAATATGGTTGGATGCCTAGGATTTGGCCAGTTTGGAGGGAATAGGTTGTTAGAGCcctggtagcacagtggttagagtgcagtactgcaggctacttctgctgatcaccgtctgccagcagtttggcagtttgaatctcaccagactcaaggttgactcagccttccatccctccgaggttagtaaaatgatgagccagattattggggccaatagactgattctgtaaactgcttagagagggctgtgaagcggtatataaatctgagTCCTATTGCTATTATCTGCAGCCTGGAAAACATTGGTCTGGCTGAAAGGCCCTTATGATAAGATCCCTCGATGTCATACATTCTTGTAAAGAGTTTGGCTCCCAAATAGCTGGCAAGTCTTAGAAATCTTTAGAAATGAGCTGCTGGCAGAACATTTGTTCCTGCTGGCACTTCCACTGTTGTACATTATTAGATATTCACTGAGTAAGCCTGATTACCTAAGCCCTAAAACACTACAGAACAGACCTGTTTCTGCTTTGTAACTGGAGCCAAAGGCTGAAGGCTTTTATTAAGCAACTCTTCCAGCAGGTTCAATGGCACTTCCCCATGCCGTTTGGCCTATTATTTCACCAAAAGTACGCTACTTGTCTctaatcggccttctccaggtcccatcaactagacaatgtcgtttggcaggagctaagggaacagccttctctgtgggggccccagccctctggaatcagctccccctggagattcacactgcccccaccctcctcgccttccggaagagtcttaagactcatttatgccgccaggcttggggcgattagaccctagccccctggctgacaaatgttATATaagttgttgtttgaatgggtatgattgatttttaatatagttatcgattttatagtttatttagttttaattaattggatgtattgtattttattgttattttttatatgttgtaagccaccctgagtcttcggagaagggcggcatataaatccaataaataaatgaataagtaaataatcaTTGTAAGCTCTCGCTTTGTAATTGTTGCTGCATATTATGCCTCAACATTTCATTCTGGAAGATGTAGTATATGGATTAGCATACTGTACGTATTCTCATTCCTTCTACAAGGAAATAATTTCACCTTCCTTCACTTCTTGTCAATATACTTCTGGGAAGTAGGTTAGCCTGAAggtaggtatgtgtgtgtgtgtgggcagGGGAGCGTTGCGAGGTCATTCCTCTTCCATTTTCATGACAGCAAGGAATTTGAATCTGGACTTCTCAGTTCAAATCAAGCGCACCGCCTGCGGCTATATTGACGTCTCCCTCTTTTCATCCATGAAGGGATGCTGACCAGCCCGTTCATGAAGAAGATGAACACGCCTACGTCCCAAGAGGATGCCAATATGGCTGTTATAGGAGGTACTGTATAAGCCATTTTCTTTCCAGAGCTAACTATGGAGTAGATTCCAACATAGCCCCAAAACACTAATGGTAAAGCCAGCAGCATAGAGGGCAGGTGGTAAAAGCATATCCTGTGTATAGGGTAATACCAGATCAGACCTGTATCTTTGACACAAGggcagggtttttttgtttttcagctaATGGCTGcactatattaatattgtttaggATATTCATGCATAGCATGTAGACTTTTGGGCATCCTAGGACAAGAGTGTGATACTGGCCTTGCTTACCTCTTGAGTTTAGCTAAGACTACTCACTTAGCACATTTTATTTCCTGAAATGCAAGGTGATATGTCGTTCCTTTTTGGTAGTGCTTTTGGAGGTAATGATCCTAGGAGCAATGGCCATTTCCATCCTTATCCCAATGCTTCCCCCCCCTTAATCATCCGACTTCTTTGTTCAAAGACAGGCACCTGCCTCTTGTGTACAATTTGCCTATTTTGACTCAAAAGAAATGCTCAAACAGTTCTAGAGGGGAACAAAATCACTCATCTAATACAGGGAGCTATTATGCGAAAGCCCTCTCTTCTTTACCTTAGTGCTGAAACTTTGACCAACACTGTTTTCAAGGTGAATTATTGTATTTAAAGTATCTATACTGCCTGCTTGTAGAGGATCAGACATACAGCTCTGGGCAGAGAATTCATTCAGGGGACAGTCACATTAGAAGCCTCTTCTACTGCTCTCCATATAACCTCTGAAGGAACCAGGTTATCATCCCATGAAAGGATAGGAAGTTAAGTCTCTTGTTAATTGATCGGGGCTGTCATTCTTAACGAGGGCCAGACTCTTCCAGACTGTCAATTTCAGCATGTGTATTGTTACGGAAACTATATAACCTTTCCATAAATAAATCTGATAAGTGAAAGAAGAAAATGACTTGACAGGACTTAGTAGGCAAAGGAGATGTTGGAGCAAGAACATAAAAACAAGATTGTTGATGAGATCCATTCGCTGTGTGTCCACTCCTTCAGTGGAAGGTCAAGGCAGATCACAAGACATGTTCAGGATTTTGACTTGATTTAGACATGTTGTCTAAAATCTTGCATATATATATTAAAGCAGGggtaattctggaagttaaagttcACATAGCTTAAAGTTTCTGAGCTTGAGAAAGACCGGTCTAATGTCGATGTTTTATTTACACTCTTGAGCATAAACTTCAATTACTTTGAATTACAAATAAAATGTAAGAAATGGGCTCTAAGTTCCTCCCTCCataaattcctcattgctcaGTGCTGTTTTGCTTCAGTTCTTTTAATCTTTTTCTACCATTTAGAGGCATAGGTAGAAAGGCACTCAGCCTAAAAGGTTTGGGGGGGTCCAGATTGCTATAGTCTAACCACTATTAACCTTAGCTCCCCTAAATGAGCTCTACATTTTTGCTTTCAAATGTTACCTTTCTGGCAACAAATACAAGGGTAGATAAAATGGTAAAGGGAAAGGAATGGGGTCTGTCCTAAAGACAAACAAGCAGGTaagatagaccagtgtttcccaatcttggcaacttgaagatatttggacttcaactcccagaattccccagccagcgaatgcttcaagttgccaaggttgggaaacactgagatagactAACAATTGTTTGGTCTGTTAGATCTGCTCAAAAACGATCTGCTCTAAATagtttcttttctccattttgtttCAAGCTGTGATCGCCGTGGTTTTTCTCACTCTCCTTTCAGTCGTTGTGATAATCGTTATTTACCTGTACAAGAATAAAGGCAACTATCACACTTATGAACAACCTGAAGCAGATCCAGAAGGATCAGTCCAAATGGAAGACTTCCCCTATAAACGTGAAAAAGAAGAGTACTTCATATAGAAGATACTGGACTGCTGCCATGTTTTAGACCGTGCTAACTTAAATAAACAAAAGTTTTAGGTTTGTCATTCTTTTACTCAAGGAATTAAAGCTGTATTAGTAACTGTTGTTTATATACTTGGGGAACTCTGGCTTAAACAGTGTAATGAATGAATGCCACACTACTTGTGGCAACACATGTTATAGACTGCAGTAATGCAACCCTTACAATGCAGAGTGATCATCACTCTGCCCAACTCTAATTATCTACAATTAGATTAGACAGATAGTTTGATATCTGGTATAGAAAACACGAGGGTGAGGATTGACCACATCTTATCCATGtataaagcaaaaaaataaaacccatttcaaaccaaaaatatattttaacaaaGAAAATTGCTTTTTGAGCTCTTACAAGCCTTCACACAGGGAAACAAGGCATTAGGAACTTCTAATGAGTAAGAAACTGCTCAATGGGTGTTGCTTTCAGTTAAGCAAGCAAACTCCAAAGCTCCGAAAAATGAGCtgcctttgttatttttcttaagcTTTCTGAATATGAATATTTCTCACACGTACCTTAATGGCTTTTTTATTCATTCTAATCCTGCAAATATAGTGTGTGTCTGTGCATATCAAACCTTTGGGTCTGTGAAGAAATATCCACATTCATAGTTTCAAGCATGTGCTTTACAGTCTAAGCAGAAATACCTGAACTTCCAATATAGcaatataataatgaaataatttgtATGGTAATGCATTGCATGAGGGTAAATGTTGTCATAGGCTAAGAAAGCAAGAGGAGGAATATAATATGTTAGCAGCTCTTGACAGAAGCAGAGGGGGAATAGATTGCTATGTTTTAAAATACTTGGGGAAAAgtgaaatattatatttatttctgtaTCCATGCATTCAGGACTACAGACAGTTCTAAACACTTTTAGAAGCATATCAGTTTACTGTATTCTTATTAACAGCAGAAGCAGGAGGAAGATTTCCATTGGAACTGTGGCATATGGAAAGGAAAAgttttaactctttaactaccATGACTCAGTCCCAAATAAAATAACCCTTTCTACATAGCTGTCATCCAAGAAAAGACCATTCTTTTCTGGGAGTAATAACAGTTTCAGATTTTAACTGGCCttgcattaattttttaaaaagcataccaACTGGCTTTCTAATGACACACTTAACATTACTATGAAGCAGTAAATGTGTTCAATATTTATAACATCccctattatatattttttcacaCTGACAGCACAGTGAACAAAGGAACAGATACAAAGgcaaagtcattttttaaaacttgcaTCATTATAATGGACAGGAATTTAAGAGGCTAAATTCAACTTTGTCACTTTATTCAAATTTTCAAAATAGCCTTTATTCTACTTGTTTTTTAGTATAAAAAGTCCACAAGTTAAGTGCACCACAGTGTTTTTACAGAGAGACCTAGAATCCCAACCTTCCATTAACAGTCAGCGGTATGGATGACCATGACACATACAACACACAGAAAATTAAGATAAAATATATTCACCAAatctgataattttttttaattcataaaaacaaaagcaacaacaacaacaaaagattgAGGATCCCTGAAATATTCTTCTTAATCCTAATAAGACTTCATTGTACCcaagtcacttttttaaaatgtttgcgtctaaaaaaaacaaaaacaaaaaaacccatcaaTCCAGCAAACTTGCACACTGATTGACATCTACCAGACATTTTTTTGTCTCTCTAGCCTGAATAACATTCCATTTAAAAGAGTTTTTGTTATTACGACACTGGGTTGCTTCCCTCCCCCacacccttattttaaaaaaatggtttcatTTTAAGCTCTTTTGTTTGTTGAAACATACAGGAAGCATTTAATGAAATGTTGTATTTCTGGCACCAAAACATGGcttcagttaatttttttttttaatgtgcaaagGAGTCCAAGATCACTTAAGAATATATAAAAAAGGACATCCCGGGACATCGCTCTAGCTGCATACTTTCCGAGCAAAGGAACAGAGAGCAAAGGTGAGTAGAAGGAACCAACCGAGGGGTTCTGAAATGGAAAACTGAGCACCCCCCACAATCATACTCTTCCAACAGGCATCTACCacagatgccccccccccaaaaaaaaacgtTTATGTCTGACTATCTTTCTCCCCAGCACCATTGATTCTAAGGAAAAGGAAAGATGGGTTTTAGTCCTAGTCATTGGCAACAGGTAATATCTGATCTGCAAGCTTGGTACGTTTTGATACACGGAAGCTGGTTTTATTCCAACTTTCGTTCCTCCCTCCCCCGACCATTTCTCCTCCCCAACCCCATTTTTTATATATAGTTGATTAATAAAAgccagacacagagaaagagagctgCCGTAAGGAGCACTCTCAGGTGGAACTAAGGGGAAATCTGAGGGATAGCTTAGCTCACATTCATTTCACAATTTTAACCCCCAAGGTTTTAAGAGAGGCACTCCTACCATTGCATggttttgtattttaaaatttgcttttttttgtttttttaataaagaaaaagtgCCTGAAGGGTCAGGGCACCAGGAAGACACCCCGCATCATCATGTGTCTAAATTGCAACTCCAGGTTAATACGACTAAAGCGGTTAC
This genomic interval carries:
- the SMAGP gene encoding small cell adhesion glycoprotein isoform X1, with the translated sequence MAAISTTSPATGMLTSPFMKKMNTPTSQEDANMAVIGAVIAVVFLTLLSVVVIIVIYLYKNKGNYHTYEQPEADPEGSVQMEDFPYKREKEEYFI
- the SMAGP gene encoding small cell adhesion glycoprotein isoform X2, with product MLTSPFMKKMNTPTSQEDANMAVIGAVIAVVFLTLLSVVVIIVIYLYKNKGNYHTYEQPEADPEGSVQMEDFPYKREKEEYFI